CGCCGAAGCTGAAATAATCCGTAAGTTCCGCTTTCCCTAGTTTTGCAAATGCACCCTGCTGGCAGTTGCCGGTAACAAGACCCAGGAGCGCATCTCTCGAATCCAACTCGTCGAGTATGGCGGGCACGCCGGAGCAGAGCTGGAACTTAGTCCAAGTGCGTAACTTAACTTCCAAAATCCCGCCGTATACTTCAAAAAGCCTGCCGAGTTTTTCGTGAATCTCCGTCAGCTCAAACCCAGCTTCAGTCATAAGTGCGCGCACCACACCTATGTCGGTTGCGCCTATAAATGACGCATCCATGATTCTTCCGCTTGTGCCGAACACGTCCTTCAACGCTTGGCCCATCGCCTCCTTTACAATAAAGCCCGCTTTTAGAAGGGTCCCGTCGATATCAAATAGAATAGTCCTCATTAAGTTTCAATAATACGGTTGATTAGACGTATGTCAACTTAATTCCTCACAAAAATGCAACGCGGTTTTTGCTGGA
This region of bacterium genomic DNA includes:
- a CDS encoding HAD family hydrolase; the encoded protein is MRTILFDIDGTLLKAGFIVKEAMGQALKDVFGTSGRIMDASFIGATDIGVVRALMTEAGFELTEIHEKLGRLFEVYGGILEVKLRTWTKFQLCSGVPAILDELDSRDALLGLVTGNCQQGAFAKLGKAELTDYFSFGAFGDESDDRAELCSYAHARAEVEANKSISKSDLILVGDSPNDVKAAKAYGIRALCVASGWTPVEELKQENPTWLRSDLSDTGEIVDLLLS